One segment of Toxotes jaculatrix isolate fToxJac2 chromosome 8, fToxJac2.pri, whole genome shotgun sequence DNA contains the following:
- the dbf4 gene encoding protein DBF4 homolog A has product MKENKMKPKRIQGNRGSDWQGKGANTGDKTALSQAKPTSHVSSSAQVKPFAGKVFYLDLPSNRTAETLESDIKELGGTVEKFFSKEIKYLVSNKREARYVQCLRQDSPVPSPDSGQSSPHPRSNPHRPGSHGDNIKSRSQGQTDTFVISRGKSLVERVVKEQERVQMNKILSNALEWGVKILYIDDVIAYIQKRKKIVSSQCPASTAVKTSVKAESSAGQGFQKCKGGRISKPFIKVEDSSRHYRPIYLTMPNMPEFNLKAVPPCSPFCVEDKDPPGNKQQGHRGAKASASEERAHGRKKNRDKKRGGYCECCMIKYENITTHLRSDRHKAFSKSDAYLVVDRQVSMLRCNFIHIKTKIKRPKCSVSSGLVVPGPCGKTELRLKADLDTIETIKEEQHQTVDEETSSGHTLKITSAPGSAPLTDRERGRRNCSTHSDRSKHKSLACKRPRRQNSLTSCTQRAEQTQIPQPKMETAPSRGECLFSFPSRVTQVHSVDLTSHKDMNNSTTLFHNVSAQNDSSKSLNFETNEQEESDTNKDSLVFDAVQDGSIIPDRMTGNNLKEHKEGKLLPESFSPVRKIRRRIRVYKHKRRKVDTHVELAKPSDVPENSVMTLWKLFQSSDDMDVEFHGFED; this is encoded by the exons atgaaagagaacaaaatgaaGCCAAAACGCATTCAGGGGAATAGAGGATCCGACTGGCAAG GAAAGGGCGCCAACACTGGTGACAAGACAGCACTGAGCCAAGCTAAGCCAACATCACATGTGTCCTCTTCTGCTCAAGTCAAACCTTTTGCTGGGAAGGTGTTTTACCTGGATCTGCCATCAAACAGGACGGCAGAGACACTGGAGAGTGACATCAAAGAATTGGGAGGG ACTGTTGAGAAGTTCTTCAGTAAGGAAATTAAGTATCTGGTGTCCAACAAGAGAGAAGCCCGATATGTGCAGTGTCTCAGGCAGGACTCTCCTGTCCCCAGCCCGGACTCTGGACAGAGTTCACCGCATCCTCGTTCAAACCCACACCGGCCTGGCAGTCATGGGGACAACATCAAAAGCAGATCTCAGGGTCAAACAGACACG TTTGTCATAAGTCGAGGGAAGTCTTTGGTGGAGAGAGTGGTCAAAGAGCAG gaGAGGGTACAAATGAACAAGATTCTGTCAAATGCTCTGGAGTGGGGTGTGAAAATCCTCTACATAGATG ATGTAATTGCATATatacagaagagaaaaaagattgTCAGCAGCCAGTGTCCTGCGAGCACTGCTGTCAAAACAAGT GTCAAAGCTGAGTCTTCAGCAGGACAAGGCTTTCAGAAATGCAAAG GTGGGCGAATCAGTAAACCTTTCATCAAGGTTGAGGATTCAAGCAG ACACTACCGTCCAATCTACCTCACAATGCCAAACATGCCTGAGTTCAACCTGAAGGCTGTTCCTCCTTGTAGTCCGTTCTGTGTCGAGGACAAGGATCCTCCTGGGAACAAACAACAGGGACACAG AGGTGCAAAAGCCTCAGCCAGTGAGGAGAGAGCTCACGGCCGAAAGAAGAACAGAGACAAGAAACGAGGCGGCTACTGCGAGTGCTGCATGatcaaatatgaaaacatcaCAACG CATCTACGGAGTGATCGTCACAAGGCCTTCTCCAAGAGTGACGCGTACTTGGTAGTGGACAGACAGGTTTCAATGCTGCGCTGCAACTTCATCCACatcaaaactaaaattaaaag ACCAAAGTGCAGTGTTTCCTCTGGTCTGGTTGTTCCTGGGCCATGTGGGAAAACTGAGTTAAGACTCAAGGCAGATCTTGATACCATAGAGACTATTAAAGAGGAGCAGCACCAGACTGTCGATGAGGAAACTTCTTCAGGACACACTTTAAAAATCACATCAGCTCCTGGTTCTGCCCCCctgactgacagagaaagaggcaggAGGAACTGTTCCACTCACTCAGACAGATCCAAGCACAAATCTCTTGCATGTAAACGGCCGCGCAGGCAGAATTCCCTGACATCTTGCACTCAGAGAGCTGAGCAGACTCAAATTCCTCAGCCCAAGATGGAAACAGCTCCCTCTAGAGGAGaatgtcttttctctttcccctcCAGAGTTACTCAGGTTCATTCAGTGGACTTAACATCTCACAAAGACATGAACAACTCAACCACACTCTTCCATAATGTCAGTGCACAGAATGATTCCTCCAAAAGCCTCAATTTTGAGACAAATGAACAAGAGGAGTCAGATACAAACAAGGATTCATTAGTTTTTGATGCTGTTCAGGATGGAAGCATAATACCTGACAGAATGACTGGAAACAACCTCAAAGAACATAAAGAGGGGAAGCTTCTCCCAGAAAGCTTCTCTCCTGTCCGGAAAATACGGAGAAGGATCAGAGTTTATAAACACAAAAGACGGAAAGTAGACACACATGTTGAACTTGCAAAGCCAAGTGATGTTCCTGAAAACTCTGTGATGACCCTTTGGAAGCTTTTCCAGTCAAGCGATGACATGGATGTGGAGTTTCATGGATTTGAAGACTAA
- the slc25a40 gene encoding solute carrier family 25 member 40, translating to MSGQSSAPVASSGITPLQQMVASCSGAILTSLFVTPLDVVKIRLQAQKNPFPKGKCFVYCNGLMDHICVCENGNSKAWYKAPGHFSGTLDAFVKIVRREGIKALWSGLPPTLVMAVPATVIYFTCYDQLCAALRVRMDTYAEEAPLLAGAIARVGSATVISPLELIRTKLQSQKQSYRELTDCIRSAVEAEGWLSLWRGLGPTLLRDVPFSAMYWYNYEKGKSWLCQRYNTTEPTFTITFISGAVSGSIASIVTLPFDVVKTRRQVELGELQAKNLSCRVSSSTFCVMSRIVAQDGFSGLFAGFLPRLIKVAPACAIMISTYEFGKAFFRKHNQERILRPLQTSNT from the exons ATGAGTGGTCAAAGTTCTGCTCCTGTAGCCAGTTCTGGCATTACTCCACTCCAGCAGATGGTGGCGTCCTGCTCCGGTGCCATCCTTACATCTCTGTTCG tCACACCTTTGGATGTTGTGAAGATCAGACTTCAAGCACAGAAGAATCCCTTCCCCAAAG GTAAATGCTTTGTCTACTGTAATGGACTGATGGaccacatatgtgtgtgtgaaaatggcAACTCCAAGGCCTGGTACAAAGCCCCCGGTCACTTCAGTGGCACACTG gATGCCTTTGTCAAAATTGTACGCCGAGAGGGAATAAAGGCATTATGGAGTGGTCTACCTCCAACGCT TGTGATGGCAGTTCCAGCTACAGTGATCTACTTCACGTGTTACGACCAGCTGTGTGCAGCACTCCGGGTCAGAATGGACACCTATGCTGAGGAGGCTCCTCTTCTGGCTGGAGCTATTGCTAGAG TGGGTTCAGCGACAGTGATTAGCCCTCTGGAGCTGATCCGCACTAAGCTGCAGTCTCAGAAACAGTCGTACAGGGAGCTGACCGACTGCATCCGCTCAGCCGTGGAGGCAGAGGGGTGGCTGTCTCTGTGGAGAGGTTTGGGACCCACGCTGCTCCGAGACGTGCCCTTCTCAGCAATGTACTGGTACAACTACGAGAAGGGCAAGAGCTGGCTGTGTCAGCGGTACAACACAACAGAACCCACATTCACCATCACCTTCATATCTGGAGCGGTTTCTGGTTCT ATTGCGTCCATTGTAACATTACCTTTCGATGTTGTCAAAACGAGAAGGCAGGTGGAGCTGGGAGAGCTACAAGCAAAGAATT TGTCGTGTCGGGTCTCATCCTCTACCTTCTGTGTGATGAGCAGGATTGTGGCACAGGACGGCTTCAGTGGGCTGTTTGCAG GTTTCCTCCCCAGGCTGATCAAAGTGGCTCCGGCCTGCGCCATCATGATCAGCACTTACGAGTTTGGAAAAGCCTTTTTCCGCAAGCACAACCAGGAGAGGATACTCAGGCCGCTGCAGACCAGTAACACCTGA
- the rundc3b gene encoding RUN domain-containing protein 3B encodes MASLGVGLHLIRKRGAGRSAAVERRNLLTVCRFSVKTLLDRSCFETIDDSSPEFINFVSILEHILNHRLKGQTTWFGYESPRSFWDYIKAACSKVSHNCIRSIESMENVRSSRAKGRAWIRVVLMEKRLSEYISSSLRDFKTTRRFYEDGAIMLGEEAGLLADTLIGLNTIDFSFCLKGEGLDGSCPAVIDYTPYLKFTQSADSISSDEEEMRTLGSSGSESSTPDKTATAASIFTEQSNLVSKCKRFEQKYRMALEQKGYLEELVRLREAQLSEAVSHNKALQQSLADTHLSHTLEKEQLEYIILELQDQLTVLKNNDLRSRQELTTHLTNQWPSPDALDASAVALDTLLHRKSTGQWEEKSFHSLEQLSADMSLSQTSLEPSHALSLEARSASTQWPHQDKEETPSLRGLCGSLTSVASYKSLASLKSSECLASPATEISSPGITPS; translated from the exons GTTTTCAGTGAAGACTCTGCTGGACCGTTCCTGTTTTGAGACAATAGATGACTCATCCCCAGAGTTCATTAACTTCGTTTCCATCCTGGAGCACATCCTCAATCATCGActcaaag GTCAGACAACTTGGTTTGGCTATGAGAGTCCTCGGAGTTTCTGGGATTACATAAAAGCAGCCTGCAGTAAAGTCTCTCATAATTGCATCCGAAGCATCGAGAGCATGGAGAACGTGCGATCATCGAGAGCTAAG GGTAGGGCATGGATCAGGGTGGTCCTGATGGAGAAAAGACTGTCTGAATACATCTCATCTTCACTGAGGGACTTCAAAACCACCAG GAGGTTTTACGAGGATGGAGCGATCATGCTGGGAGAGGAGGCGGGGCTGTTAGCGGACACGCTCATCGGCCTCAACACCATCGACTTCAG CTTCTGTCTGAAAGGGGAGGGTCTGGACGGCAGCTGCCCCGCCGTGATTGACTACACACCTTATCTGAAGTTCACTCAGAG CGCAGACAGCATCAgcagtgatgaggaggagatgaggacTCTGGGCAGCAGCGGCAGTGAGAGCAGCACCCCCGACAAAACAGCCACCGCCGCCTCCATCTTCACCGAGCAGAGCAACTTGGTCAGCAAGTGCAAACGCTTCGAGCAGAAGTATCGCATGGCGCTGGAGCAGAAG GGTTACCTGGAAGAGCTGGTCCGTCTACGAGAAGCCCAGCTGTCGGAGGCCGTGTCTCATAACAAAGCTCTTCAGCAGAGCCtagcagacacacacctgtcccaCACACTGGAGAAGGAACAGCTTGAGTACATCATACTGGAACTACAGGACCAACT GACCGTGCTGAAGAACAATGATTTGCGGTCCAGACAAGAGTTGACAACCCATCTGACCAATCAGTGGCCGTCTCCTGACGCCTTGGATGCCAGCGCTGTTGCCTTggacacactgcttcacaggaAGAGCACAGGACAGTGGGAAGA GAAGAGTTTCCACAGTCTGGAGCAGCTGTCTGCAGACATGAGCCTCTCCCAGACCTCTCTTGAACCGTCACACGCTCTGAGCCTTGAGGCCAGGTCAGCCAGCACACAGTGGCCCCACCAAG ATAAAGAGGAAACTCCTTCTCTAAGAGGTCTGTGTGGCTCCCTGACCTCCGTCGCCAGCTACAAGTCTCTGGCCAGCCTGAAGTCCAGCGAGTGTTTGGCCAGTCCTGCAACAGAGATTAGCAGCCCAGGTATCACTCCTTCATAg